The DNA window CCGGTAGACGTCCTCGCTGGTGATGGCGTCGGCGCCGGGCTCAACGGCAAAAACCGCACCTTGCCCCTGTTCCTTGGCAGCGTGAGTACTCCTGAAACCGCGCCGCGCCAACTCCGACAAGGCCCGGCCGAGGCTGGTCCCGTTACGCTCCGCCAGCGCTCGCGCAACCGCCAGTACGTCGCTGTCGATAGTCACGGTAGTCCGCATGACAGCATCATAGCATCAATGCATCGAAATCTCAAAGGACGCAGTTGAATCGTGAGCCACAATAGTTAGAGGCGTCATTTGCCGCTGTGCACCCGGACGGCTTCTTCGACTGCGGTCGCGAGATGATTGAAAATCCAAACATACCTGCGGGAGGCCACGACGTTGGTGTCAACGAGGACCGGGACGGTCGTACAGTTCCTTCCGCGTCGGCCGGCGATCACTCGGCCAATCGATCTTGCGCGGCTTCATCGCCAGGTACCGCTGCATAGAGGCCTCGTATCGATCTTCCTGTCGCCGCATCCGTTCCAGCAACTCGGCCAGCCATCGGGACACGCTAAGATCGTCCTTGGCCGCCTTGATGCGAAGCCAATGGGCCAAATCCTCGGGCAAGGTGACGGTGACTTTCTTCATCAGGACCTCCGTTCCATTGGCACAAGGATCATGCAATGCGAAATTCGTGTCGCTTACAACCAGAACTGCATCCTGTCGCGACGGCGAGCTTGCGGGATGCTACTCCGGCCAGCGGCCGGAGGTGATCCGGCGGCGGCTGGTGCCGAGATCCTCGACCGCGTAGACCCAGGCAGGCTGGCGGGCGCCCTCCACCGTGGCGGGGACGAGCACGCGCCGATAGAGTGAGCGGCCACCGGGGTGGAACCCCTCCAGGCGGTCGATGGGGTGAAGGCGGGTCCGGGGGTCGTCAAAGGTGAACAGTTCCCCGCAGACGATGTCCCAGATCTCCCCCGTGGCGCCTTCCGGGAGCCGCTGGAGCCCGGCCTGCACCCGATGGGAAAGTCGCGTCTGCGTGGCTGCGTCAGCCAGTGGATCTGTGGTTCCCTGGGCCAGGATGTCTGCTTCGGGCACCTTCAGAATGGGATATCCGGGGCCCTCGTATAGACGCCCGCGAACGGTGGCCTCCCGGAACTCCACAAACCCCCGGCAGAACGCCTGGTGGTTTC is part of the Acidobacteriota bacterium genome and encodes:
- a CDS encoding antitoxin, which translates into the protein MRTTVTIDSDVLAVARALAERNGTSLGRALSELARRGFRSTHAAKEQGQGAVFAVEPGADAITSEDVYRSLSDWP
- a CDS encoding gamma-glutamylcyclotransferase; translated protein: MRTRDRKAARCRSPSEHPIPVLALFVYGTLKRGFRNHQAFCRGFVEFREATVRGRLYEGPGYPILKVPEADILAQGTTDPLADAATQTRLSHRVQAGLQRLPEGATGEIWDIVCGELFTFDDPRTRLHPIDRLEGFHPGGRSLYRRVLVPATVEGARQPAWVYAVEDLGTSRRRITSGRWPE